In Rubripirellula tenax, the following are encoded in one genomic region:
- a CDS encoding RNA polymerase sigma factor produces the protein MAAKPDLKDSSTSHSMLDGMKAGDSGQWDRFALLFTPLIYQWCRRAGVEHQDAADVTQEVFRAVAKNLGDFRRSREEDSFHGWLWGITRFKILDHFRAAAKRPIATGGSSALVEWNRLAENVPEVLESKQAKHDIRTIYRQAVELLNTEFEPSTWQAFIKVAVDGRLPKDVADELDMTIGAIYNAKYKILRRLRSEFQEFF, from the coding sequence ATGGCCGCGAAGCCGGACTTGAAGGACTCGTCAACCTCGCATTCAATGCTGGACGGTATGAAGGCGGGCGACTCCGGGCAGTGGGATCGCTTCGCGCTCCTGTTCACACCGTTGATCTACCAGTGGTGCCGCAGAGCCGGGGTTGAACATCAAGATGCGGCGGATGTGACGCAGGAGGTTTTCCGGGCCGTGGCGAAGAACCTGGGCGATTTCCGTCGCAGCCGTGAAGAGGATTCTTTTCACGGTTGGCTGTGGGGCATTACTCGATTCAAAATCCTGGATCACTTTCGGGCTGCGGCCAAACGGCCGATCGCAACAGGAGGATCGTCAGCCCTAGTCGAATGGAATCGGCTCGCCGAGAACGTGCCGGAAGTTCTCGAGTCGAAACAGGCCAAACACGACATTCGAACGATTTACCGACAAGCGGTTGAGCTCTTGAACACGGAGTTTGAACCATCCACGTGGCAAGCTTTCATTAAGGTTGCCGTCGACGGGCGACTTCCAAAAGACGTGGCCGACGAATTGGACATGACCATTGGGGCGATCTACAATGCGAAGTACAAAATCTTGCGCCGCCTGCGATCCGAGTTCCAAGAGTTCTTTTGA
- a CDS encoding serine/threonine-protein kinase, with protein MQSDFPSQVQRKIQKLCDDFQRQLRNGERPPIESFLEGWTGDESVFLRTRLETIQDDLNASFSVGGEEFTRSQLDVTSDLDDDNRHKPAGNAPTVTADSRPVKPLSGSGNRSGAGARFMPGQLLADRYRIVSMLGRGGMGEVYRAEDIRLGHTVALKFLPVERAGNQRHLEYLYKEVRLSQRLTNPHICRVHDLVEVDGQHCLSMEYIEGEDLKSLLRRVGPLPEPKALELAHQICDGLHAAHQVGVLHRDLKSANVMIDERGRARIADFGLAREKNLIDPNEGLTGSPNYMAPEQMARNETSVQSDLFSLGLILFEVLTGKPAHNGTSRDEIGRMHQRDEAEQAILKRNDISPAIVTAIATCLRRKPEDRPSSVAAFAETLPGRLSLSDAFRSGEMASPNMIAEVRSRNSTIDRHRIGWIMAACISVLIAVAYFSTTFQQFGIDRSLTSLADDASEYRELLGWPAGTSNVYRYVANRPAMRWFSNNAAAPDQHESGNRSYSAYESSYFWYRESPTPLIALLPYWKGDGFLVVDEVRPSILAPDGMHMRLDAQGNLKYYSAIPSTEFFSSQDSSAPDVEDTEFEDAEGNPWWHQPLELAGLSPSQISRLQPIPPEFTPLGFANERRSWILPKTDDELSSRVNSAASIDNANTDTPIAARIEQMVRIDAARADDTVTYFRIVMPWDDASPVIPWNGFASRNRVLAILIITWIPVLLGLIVWQVRKNLYAKRADRLGAIRLAGFGAFTVIMIWLLGGTHAVDALEMDTLVTALAGACLVYVVMWLAYIAFEPVVRRHWPTSLVSWSRLLHGNWNDSLVGRDVLIGCTVGALAAISKHLIFDLPSLWGDATFGLPNVTNLTPLHGLRIAVGEVTTAASQAIVYSIFFQLFFLIALRVLTGRTAVAAPIFVAVLSTMVAAQYEPAWLAFVVTAIEMSVMAYLYLRVGLLAAVTMHFVRLMRKWPMANDISSWYIETTGISLCVIALLIALAIYAGRPQRLSSADAAY; from the coding sequence ATGCAATCAGATTTTCCTTCACAGGTTCAGCGCAAAATCCAAAAGCTCTGCGACGACTTTCAGCGGCAATTGCGAAATGGTGAAAGACCGCCAATCGAGTCATTTTTAGAGGGATGGACGGGCGATGAGTCGGTGTTTCTACGAACTCGGCTGGAAACCATCCAAGACGACCTCAACGCCAGTTTCTCTGTGGGAGGAGAGGAGTTCACTCGATCCCAATTGGATGTAACCAGCGATCTTGATGACGACAATCGGCACAAACCCGCGGGAAATGCACCGACCGTCACGGCCGATTCGCGGCCTGTAAAGCCGCTAAGTGGTAGCGGCAATCGATCTGGAGCCGGTGCGAGGTTCATGCCAGGTCAATTGCTCGCTGATCGTTATCGGATTGTTTCTATGCTCGGCCGCGGCGGCATGGGTGAAGTCTATCGGGCTGAAGACATACGCCTGGGGCACACGGTCGCCTTAAAGTTTTTGCCCGTCGAACGAGCGGGCAACCAACGACATTTGGAGTACCTGTACAAAGAGGTGCGTCTGTCCCAGCGTCTGACCAATCCACACATTTGTCGTGTACACGACCTAGTGGAAGTTGACGGCCAGCATTGTTTGTCGATGGAATACATCGAGGGCGAAGATCTGAAATCGTTGCTTCGCAGAGTCGGACCGCTTCCGGAGCCGAAAGCATTGGAACTGGCTCATCAGATTTGCGACGGACTCCATGCCGCTCACCAAGTCGGAGTTTTACATCGTGACTTGAAATCCGCGAACGTCATGATTGATGAGCGTGGACGAGCGCGTATCGCCGACTTTGGACTTGCTCGCGAGAAAAACCTGATCGACCCAAATGAAGGCTTGACGGGTTCGCCTAACTATATGGCACCGGAGCAAATGGCACGCAACGAAACGAGCGTCCAGTCGGACCTGTTCTCGCTAGGACTGATTCTGTTCGAAGTGCTGACGGGCAAGCCCGCGCATAACGGCACCTCACGAGACGAAATTGGGAGGATGCACCAGCGAGACGAAGCCGAACAGGCAATCCTAAAACGCAATGACATCTCGCCCGCGATCGTTACCGCAATCGCGACTTGTCTACGCCGCAAACCCGAAGACCGACCGTCCAGTGTTGCCGCTTTCGCGGAAACGCTGCCGGGACGCTTATCGTTGTCTGACGCCTTTCGATCTGGTGAGATGGCCTCGCCCAATATGATCGCCGAAGTGCGATCACGAAACAGCACGATCGACCGACATCGCATCGGTTGGATCATGGCGGCCTGCATCAGCGTCTTGATCGCAGTGGCATATTTCAGCACGACGTTTCAGCAATTCGGCATTGATCGCTCATTGACTTCACTAGCCGATGATGCTTCCGAGTACCGAGAATTGCTTGGTTGGCCCGCGGGGACCAGCAACGTGTACCGATACGTCGCCAATCGACCAGCGATGCGATGGTTCAGCAACAACGCGGCTGCACCAGACCAGCACGAGTCAGGAAATCGATCTTACAGTGCTTACGAAAGTTCTTATTTCTGGTATCGGGAAAGTCCAACGCCCTTGATCGCGCTGCTGCCCTATTGGAAAGGCGATGGTTTCTTGGTCGTCGACGAAGTTCGTCCTTCGATCCTTGCACCCGATGGCATGCACATGCGGTTAGATGCACAGGGAAATCTCAAATACTATTCTGCGATTCCATCCACGGAATTCTTTTCGAGTCAAGACTCTTCTGCACCGGATGTTGAAGACACGGAATTTGAAGACGCTGAAGGTAACCCCTGGTGGCATCAGCCATTGGAGTTGGCTGGGTTGTCGCCGTCGCAGATTTCCCGCCTGCAGCCGATCCCGCCTGAATTCACTCCATTGGGATTTGCGAACGAGCGCCGCAGTTGGATCTTGCCGAAGACCGACGACGAACTATCTTCTCGCGTGAATTCTGCAGCAAGCATCGACAACGCAAACACTGACACACCGATCGCGGCTCGGATCGAGCAGATGGTTCGCATCGATGCAGCACGAGCGGACGATACCGTGACTTACTTTCGAATCGTCATGCCCTGGGACGATGCCTCGCCCGTGATCCCATGGAATGGGTTCGCAAGTCGCAATCGGGTGCTAGCGATTCTGATTATTACCTGGATTCCGGTGCTGTTGGGGCTAATCGTTTGGCAGGTCAGAAAAAACTTGTACGCAAAACGAGCTGACCGCCTTGGTGCGATTCGATTGGCTGGCTTCGGTGCGTTTACCGTGATCATGATTTGGTTGCTTGGTGGCACCCATGCGGTCGATGCGCTGGAAATGGATACACTGGTCACCGCGCTGGCCGGCGCCTGTTTGGTTTACGTTGTCATGTGGCTCGCGTATATCGCCTTTGAACCCGTGGTACGACGTCACTGGCCCACTTCACTGGTCAGTTGGAGTCGTCTATTGCACGGAAACTGGAATGATTCCCTGGTCGGTCGCGATGTGTTGATCGGATGCACGGTCGGCGCACTGGCCGCGATTAGCAAGCACTTGATTTTCGATCTGCCATCACTGTGGGGCGATGCGACGTTCGGACTTCCCAACGTCACCAACCTGACGCCGTTACATGGGCTTCGCATCGCCGTCGGAGAGGTTACCACCGCCGCATCCCAGGCAATTGTCTACAGTATCTTCTTCCAACTCTTTTTTCTCATTGCGCTGCGAGTTCTGACTGGCCGCACTGCTGTGGCGGCGCCCATTTTCGTCGCGGTTTTGTCAACAATGGTCGCCGCGCAGTACGAGCCGGCTTGGTTGGCATTCGTCGTCACGGCGATTGAAATGAGTGTCATGGCCTATCTGTACCTACGAGTGGGTCTGCTAGCAGCCGTCACGATGCACTTTGTTCGTTTGATGCGGAAATGGCCGATGGCGAATGACATTTCATCTTGGTACATCGAAACGACCGGAATCTCGTTGTGCGTGATCGCGTTACTCATCGCTTTGGCTATCTATGCCGGTCGCCCGCAACGTCTGTCTTCGGCTGACGCTGCGTATTGA
- a CDS encoding DUF1559 domain-containing protein: protein MTNKSDQPLRRVNRGFTLIELLVVIAIIGVLVGLLLPAVQAAREAARRMSCQNNIKQCGLALHNFHGAFSEFPGYWEYGFSGAPGPTTKLKLQSWVISTAPYLEQTGLFEAYDKTTFFADTVNQPVVSSPIPSMVCPSAARSNPTITKAFDPANGYNVDQLALAGLPINPAAFVRTNTVLGVSDYSICNAVAGNLLISAGLDRNGNGTIETTDDPRIKPDFEGRPVVMGMWPNPTVDFATLTRWATGQISDTGLLSNRSRMRDLLDGLSNTIMLVECGGRPDKFLLGRLDPSGTDVESAGWSDPTNQFYADNERAINYTNDDEIYSFHGGGANFLLADGSVRFLTESISAKVLVDLISHQGREVIEEF, encoded by the coding sequence GTGACAAACAAGTCAGATCAGCCCCTGCGCCGTGTCAACCGAGGGTTCACTCTTATAGAGCTATTGGTTGTGATCGCCATCATTGGCGTGCTGGTTGGATTGTTGTTGCCAGCCGTTCAAGCTGCTCGTGAAGCGGCACGCCGAATGAGTTGCCAGAACAATATAAAACAGTGTGGGCTGGCTCTCCACAACTTCCACGGTGCATTTTCTGAGTTCCCAGGTTACTGGGAATACGGTTTCTCGGGTGCCCCGGGGCCGACAACGAAGTTGAAGCTACAAAGCTGGGTGATTTCCACCGCACCGTATCTGGAGCAAACCGGATTGTTTGAGGCATACGACAAAACAACTTTCTTTGCTGACACGGTCAATCAACCCGTGGTCAGTTCGCCGATTCCTTCTATGGTTTGCCCGTCGGCAGCGCGAAGCAACCCGACCATCACCAAGGCTTTTGATCCGGCTAATGGTTACAACGTGGATCAACTTGCCCTGGCTGGATTACCAATCAATCCAGCAGCGTTTGTCCGCACCAATACCGTGCTCGGAGTCTCAGACTATTCGATCTGCAACGCAGTGGCAGGCAATTTGCTTATCAGCGCGGGATTGGATCGCAACGGCAATGGCACGATCGAGACGACGGATGATCCTCGAATCAAACCCGATTTTGAAGGCAGGCCCGTGGTGATGGGAATGTGGCCCAATCCCACTGTCGACTTTGCGACTCTGACAAGATGGGCAACCGGCCAGATCTCCGATACCGGGCTTCTGTCAAATCGTTCGAGAATGCGAGATCTGCTGGACGGATTGAGCAACACGATCATGTTGGTAGAGTGCGGTGGTCGTCCTGACAAGTTTTTGTTGGGCCGGCTTGATCCCAGCGGCACGGACGTCGAATCGGCGGGTTGGTCAGATCCGACCAACCAATTTTACGCGGATAACGAACGAGCGATCAACTACACCAATGATGATGAGATCTATTCGTTCCACGGTGGTGGTGCCAATTTCTTGTTGGCCGATGGATCAGTCCGATTTCTCACCGAGAGTATTTCTGCGAAGGTGTTGGTTGACTTGATCTCACATCAGGGCCGCGAAGTGATTGAAGAGTTTTAG
- a CDS encoding serine/threonine-protein kinase, producing MNHNSPDASRDDTNHVRSNSLPDSEVLIDQIAEEFLLATREGKITGIDAFVGSHPQVIKTPAIDGPLRRMLETLCVLHSLGAESFVDEKRFEPPSLPEAGWPEIEDYELIRVAGRGGMGVVYEAVQVPLSRKVALKVLPSHAATNPGAVARFQQEARSAAGLHHTNIVPVFEVGDDGKHCYYAMQFIGGYSLDAVIRQLREIRDKDRAQSRLGLPNEVRQGEPKALAADKERSAVTVAATNTKNAAADSRLMTSCIASVLELPQTQPILGSDDTVPIAKGSSTLTVSGQSKPFFRNVARIGQQVADGLQHAHERGIVHRDVKPSNILLDPQGVAWITDFGLAKTDDIDFTRDGDVVGTLRYMSPERFTGSCDASSDVYSLGVTLYEMLALQTPFAAYDRVSLIAAIRDKQPAPLRSLNHRVPHDLQTIVDKAMEKDPRRRYRTAAAMADDLERFLDGRPIRARRVGSVERLWLWSRSNVGLASSIATIAAVLVVASVVST from the coding sequence ATGAACCATAATTCACCGGACGCGAGTCGTGACGACACAAACCACGTTCGCTCAAACTCATTACCGGACAGTGAAGTTCTGATCGATCAGATCGCTGAGGAGTTTCTATTAGCGACGCGTGAGGGGAAGATCACGGGAATTGATGCATTTGTCGGTTCGCATCCCCAAGTGATCAAGACCCCAGCCATTGACGGGCCGCTTCGGCGGATGCTGGAAACCCTGTGTGTGCTGCATAGTCTCGGTGCTGAATCGTTCGTTGATGAAAAGCGGTTCGAGCCGCCGTCACTGCCCGAAGCCGGTTGGCCCGAGATCGAAGACTACGAATTGATTCGCGTCGCCGGACGTGGCGGGATGGGGGTCGTGTATGAAGCGGTTCAAGTGCCACTGTCGCGAAAAGTGGCGCTCAAAGTCTTGCCAAGTCACGCGGCAACCAATCCCGGCGCGGTAGCACGGTTCCAGCAGGAAGCTCGTTCAGCGGCCGGGCTTCACCACACCAACATCGTTCCGGTGTTCGAGGTCGGCGATGACGGCAAGCATTGTTACTATGCGATGCAATTCATCGGAGGCTATTCGCTTGACGCGGTGATCCGCCAATTGCGCGAGATCCGCGACAAAGATAGGGCCCAATCACGTCTCGGTTTACCGAATGAAGTCCGTCAAGGTGAGCCGAAGGCGCTGGCAGCAGACAAAGAACGATCCGCGGTCACGGTAGCCGCGACGAACACCAAAAATGCTGCCGCCGATTCGCGACTCATGACATCGTGCATTGCCTCGGTGTTGGAACTGCCGCAAACGCAACCGATCCTTGGCAGCGACGACACGGTCCCGATTGCCAAAGGAAGTTCGACATTGACGGTGTCGGGGCAGTCCAAACCGTTCTTTCGCAACGTCGCGCGAATCGGACAGCAAGTTGCCGATGGACTCCAGCATGCTCACGAACGTGGCATTGTGCATCGCGATGTCAAACCGTCCAACATCCTCTTGGATCCGCAAGGAGTCGCGTGGATCACGGACTTTGGACTTGCGAAAACAGATGACATCGACTTCACCCGTGATGGTGACGTCGTTGGGACGCTGCGGTACATGTCACCGGAACGTTTTACGGGATCCTGTGATGCCAGCAGCGATGTCTACTCGTTGGGCGTGACGCTGTACGAGATGCTGGCGTTACAAACGCCATTTGCCGCGTACGATCGTGTCAGTTTGATCGCCGCGATCCGCGACAAGCAACCGGCTCCGCTGCGATCGTTGAATCATCGCGTACCGCATGACCTGCAAACCATTGTCGACAAAGCGATGGAAAAGGATCCTCGCCGGCGCTATCGCACGGCCGCGGCAATGGCCGACGACTTGGAACGGTTCTTGGACGGTCGCCCTATCCGCGCTCGCCGCGTCGGATCGGTCGAGCGGTTGTGGCTGTGGTCAAGGAGTAACGTCGGGCTGGCATCGTCGATCGCCACGATCGCGGCTGTCCTGGTCGTGGCCAGCGTGGTCAGCACGTAG
- a CDS encoding glutamate-5-semialdehyde dehydrogenase has translation MSSLVTEPELGTYCRQTAEAARAASYELASLDTEVKNRWLHQSADALVAHSDKIIAANQLDLAAAPEYGLTDAAIDRLRLDDQRIAAIAAGLREIAALPDPIGEVIDGFTRPGGLQILKRRVPLGVVFFIYESRPNVTADAAGICVKSGNAVILRGGKEAIHSSRAIVDQLSAVAVQSGIPKAAVQLVATTDRAAVGEFLTMSDLIDVTIPRGGEGLIRRVATEATMPVIKHFDGNCHVYVDTSADIDMAASIIENAKCQRMGVCNACESLLIHESVASTALPAIADRLRKYNIEMRADARAKEWLPDAVAATEEDWGTEYLGPTISIAVVDSISQAIEHINRYGSHHTDAIVTNDLQAADTFTTRVDSAAVMVNASTRFNDGGVFGLGAEIGISTDKFHARGPCGLRELTSYKYIVRGNGQIRE, from the coding sequence ATGTCTTCGCTCGTCACCGAACCTGAACTCGGTACTTATTGTCGCCAAACTGCCGAAGCTGCACGTGCGGCGTCGTACGAGTTGGCATCGCTTGATACGGAAGTTAAGAACCGCTGGCTGCACCAATCTGCGGACGCCCTGGTCGCCCATTCGGACAAGATCATCGCTGCGAACCAACTCGATTTGGCTGCGGCGCCGGAATACGGATTGACAGACGCTGCGATCGATCGACTTCGACTGGACGACCAACGAATTGCCGCGATCGCCGCGGGGCTGCGAGAGATCGCGGCGCTGCCCGATCCGATTGGTGAAGTGATTGACGGATTCACGCGTCCGGGCGGACTGCAAATCTTGAAGCGACGTGTTCCGTTGGGCGTCGTGTTCTTCATCTACGAAAGCCGCCCCAACGTGACTGCTGACGCGGCCGGCATCTGCGTCAAGAGCGGCAATGCGGTGATCCTTCGCGGCGGCAAGGAAGCCATCCACAGCAGTCGCGCCATCGTCGACCAATTGTCGGCCGTCGCGGTCCAAAGCGGAATCCCAAAAGCTGCGGTGCAATTGGTCGCTACCACGGATCGCGCCGCCGTCGGCGAATTCTTGACGATGAGCGACTTGATCGACGTGACGATCCCCCGCGGTGGCGAAGGGCTGATCCGTCGGGTTGCAACAGAAGCGACGATGCCGGTCATCAAACACTTCGACGGCAATTGCCACGTCTATGTGGATACCTCGGCCGACATCGACATGGCCGCGTCCATCATTGAAAACGCGAAGTGCCAGCGTATGGGTGTATGCAACGCGTGCGAGTCGCTGTTGATTCACGAATCGGTCGCGTCGACGGCATTGCCCGCGATTGCCGATCGTTTACGAAAATACAACATCGAAATGCGTGCCGATGCTCGAGCCAAAGAGTGGTTGCCCGATGCGGTCGCAGCGACTGAGGAAGACTGGGGCACCGAATACTTGGGGCCAACGATCAGCATTGCGGTCGTGGACTCGATCAGCCAGGCAATCGAGCACATCAACCGTTACGGATCGCACCATACCGACGCGATCGTCACCAACGACCTGCAGGCTGCGGACACGTTCACGACGCGTGTCGACAGCGCTGCGGTGATGGTCAACGCCAGCACTAGGTTTAACGACGGTGGCGTTTTCGGCTTGGGCGCCGAGATCGGAATATCAACCGATAAATTTCATGCTCGCGGGCCCTGTGGGTTGCGCGAACTTACCAGCTACAAATACATCGTTCGTGGAAACGGACAGATCAGGGAATAG
- the fliM gene encoding flagellar motor switch protein FliM translates to MSDESLSQNQVESLLKAMETVDGAPPKPQTPKFSDEKSPTAGARTTPAAPAAAPRVTAYDFKRPERVGKDQMRAMHSLHESLARNFGASVSGMLRTMIEVKLLSVDQLTYSEFVFSLDNPSCFNVLAPSPLNGNWILDIAPTLSYAIIDRMLGGDPDPNETIRRPLTEIENRLIGRVVELFLKRLRESWENIVDLELTIEKVESNPQLVQIVPPNEVVILVGFEVLLGKNRGMMNLCIPFNTIENFNSRLSRNGWVGYGKGTPTEETRGKISTSMSEAPVDIVVTLARSKIRTGDLLELAVGDIITTEKEINSPLELAVQDVPKFNARVGAFKGKKAVRIESVMERPKRDAPPPESK, encoded by the coding sequence ATGTCCGATGAATCACTGAGCCAAAACCAAGTCGAAAGCCTGTTGAAGGCGATGGAAACGGTCGACGGTGCACCACCGAAACCGCAGACTCCTAAATTCAGCGACGAAAAAAGTCCGACGGCGGGTGCGCGAACGACTCCGGCTGCCCCGGCTGCGGCTCCTCGTGTGACTGCGTATGACTTCAAGCGACCCGAACGGGTCGGCAAGGATCAAATGCGAGCCATGCATTCCTTGCACGAATCGCTCGCTCGTAACTTCGGTGCGTCGGTTTCCGGCATGCTGCGAACGATGATCGAAGTCAAGCTGTTGAGCGTGGATCAATTGACGTACAGCGAGTTTGTTTTCAGCTTGGACAACCCTAGCTGCTTCAACGTTCTGGCGCCGTCCCCTTTGAACGGCAATTGGATCTTAGACATCGCGCCGACGCTGTCGTATGCGATCATCGACCGGATGCTTGGTGGTGACCCTGATCCGAACGAGACGATACGTCGGCCGCTGACCGAAATCGAGAATCGACTGATCGGTCGTGTCGTCGAACTGTTCCTGAAACGGCTGCGCGAATCTTGGGAGAACATCGTCGATCTCGAATTGACGATCGAGAAAGTCGAAAGCAACCCGCAGCTGGTTCAAATCGTTCCGCCCAACGAAGTCGTGATCCTGGTCGGATTCGAAGTCTTGTTGGGCAAGAACCGCGGAATGATGAATCTGTGCATCCCTTTCAACACGATCGAGAATTTCAATTCTCGGCTGTCACGCAACGGATGGGTCGGCTACGGAAAAGGGACGCCCACCGAAGAAACGCGTGGAAAAATCTCGACCAGCATGAGCGAGGCGCCGGTGGATATTGTGGTCACGTTGGCGAGATCGAAGATTCGGACCGGAGACCTGCTGGAGCTGGCGGTCGGCGACATCATCACGACAGAAAAAGAAATCAATTCGCCGCTGGAGCTTGCGGTTCAAGATGTCCCGAAATTCAATGCCCGCGTGGGTGCATTCAAGGGCAAGAAAGCGGTTCGCATCGAATCGGTGATGGAGCGTCCAAAGAGAGACGCTCCGCCACCAGAATCGAAGTGA
- a CDS encoding HU family DNA-binding protein, which yields MAKAAVAPKAPTKTQILANIAEETELSKKDVAAVFDALTAEIAKSLGKGGPGQFAIPGLCKIVLKDVPAKPKRKGRNPADGQEIWLKPKPASKKLSIRPLKGLKEMA from the coding sequence ATGGCAAAAGCCGCCGTTGCTCCCAAAGCACCCACCAAGACGCAAATCCTTGCTAACATCGCTGAAGAGACCGAACTGTCCAAAAAGGACGTAGCGGCCGTCTTCGACGCGTTGACCGCCGAAATCGCCAAGTCGCTTGGCAAGGGCGGCCCTGGCCAATTCGCGATCCCTGGCCTCTGCAAGATCGTCCTGAAGGACGTTCCAGCAAAGCCAAAGCGTAAGGGACGTAACCCGGCCGACGGACAAGAAATCTGGTTGAAGCCCAAGCCCGCCAGCAAGAAGTTGTCGATCCGCCCTTTGAAGGGTCTGAAGGAAATGGCGTAA